The Streptomyces sp. NBC_00440 genome contains a region encoding:
- a CDS encoding RHS repeat-associated core domain-containing protein: MNGFGPVKGAGRRRPSEQTWTRRISVLAGFILIPGLLTPVAFASSADPLGRPNVTMHPDKVSPFKAKADKKTAERIKQAKATDRAAIARATKDEARTVTWPKAGQAQLDLSAKGGAKAAPGSLPVTLDRPKALKGKKQVPSARSLKITVLNQDQTAKLGVKGVVLAVTGPATGGMAQLGIDYDTFATAYGGDWAGRLQAVRLADCALNDPSKAACRARTPLDFTNHRRDHRIETQLTFKAAPDTQQSVAGRTMMVALAAGTKSGAGDYKATPLASSSTWEAGGSSGTFTWSYPLRTPPAAAGPAPDLSISYDSGAVDGQTANTNNQGTAIGTGFDITSSYIERKYGSCDDDGQDDKFDLCWKYDNASLVLDGKASELVKDDTSGTWRLKNDDASTVTHSTGASNGDDDGEYWTVITGDGTKYVFGLNKLDGAGDERTNSVWTVPVYGDDTGEPGYSSGTTLSGRAKKQAWRWNLDYVEDTHKNAASYWYTAESNNYDQFGDDNTGTGYIRGGYLNEIRYGQRAGALSGPHTTVTTETASDKVTFSYAERCTATGTGCDSLTEDKRDNWPDVPFDAVCKDDAKCTGNVGPTFFTRKRLTTVTTSAWDAGAATPGFSTVDTWSLKQHYVDPGDTGDSTDQSLWLDEINHTGKHGTDLALDPVKFTQESHPNRVDGTSDDILSLEKPRLKTITSETGAQTIVSYLEADCVAGQTMPRPDQNTKHCYPVYWSPNGEKTPILDWFQKYPVSSVLTSAPGSGAEDVLNTYTYTGGGAWHYDNDPMTKEKERTWSIWRGFAKVTHLTGVPGKTQSKDTTVYMRGMNGDRVLEDDGKTLDPDKRKTATTTGIKAPAITDADPYAGFTRESVTYNGANEVTGTINDPWSKKTATQHKSYADTEAYYVRTSATHTRTNVTSSGTPKDQVHSIITSYDGYGMAETVEDKGDDAVTGDEKCTHTWYARNDDAGINSLVSRVRVTGKPCATTGDALDLPADSKTAGDVISDTATAFDTTTWSSTQKPTAGEAQWTGRANGYTASNNPTWQKLTTTTYDPLGRPLTVKDTNDALVTTATYTPSDKTGPLTASTDTNVKGYKTTTDIDFATGSATKVTDPNGKVTESEYDALGRATKVWLPNSLKILGAPPNYVYTYNVTSTSLPWVSTGTLKGDGSGYNTTYAIYDQLLRLRQTQSPSPAGGTVIAETLYNERGLAASAMADTWAETTSPSGKLAQTEGSGAPTQTDTTYDGAARPVTTVTKVYGTPRFNTTTTYTGDTVSTSAPAGGQATQVTTNALGQTTQRREYASPQPTGSNYTTTDYTYTPAGQQKSVIAKPDQSTWSYTYDLFGRQSSATDPDKGTTHTTYNTLDQVTSTLDARQKTLISEYDSLGRQTGLWDGTKSDATQLAAWTFDSLAKGQQDTATRYDGGANGRAYTSKVTRYDNLYQVTGSQLILPDTEPLVAAGVPKTLSFTSGYNLDGTIHQASQPAVAGLPSETTSSKYNALGQQTTLSGTTGYLQGAAYSPQGDLRQLTLGTDPTTSAKKAYLNYDYEAGTRRLTRSYVTDDVHGYMPQELKFTQDDAGNVTSIFDATTQGGTAKTDNQCFSYDGNKRLTEAWTPKSADCATTGRTTANIDGAAPYWTSYTYNNAGQRGTETQHASTGDTTSTYSYGTASGQPHPLVKTAGPKTNTYAYDEAGDTTSRPGNQAQQTLTWNSEGKLASTSEPSTSSKPELDTSYLYDASGELLIRRSSGDGDTVLYLGATEVHLTTQGTTKTLTGTRYYSAAGQTVALRTATKDTTGTTLNYLAADPHGTASLVLTPATWAYTKRYTTPFGETRGTKATNWPDDKAFLGKPTDTATGLTHIGAREYDPSIGQFLSVDPVLSLDQNQSLNGYSYANNTPVTSSDPTGLMRRCPSDVPDCNTDVLPPVQPPATRNTGGGTSSGNDVTVVPSAGGSSGNNSGGGSGSCGFWDVKCGWKQLWKSECGFWDVSCSFKENARAYKDAAVALSPLEDGKQCLGEGDGSACGWLAAGFIPLGKLKALAKALEEGEDAAKAARKIGTGIDLVGKVAYGEGHLSQAVQVQRLINKDKSGNYASALLKDGTVLVARSAGKGLHSERKLLDAAGGDVVAMYSERKPCEGRQINCMGNLAKAGVKNISWSFDWSTDKVVQAKTTADLKSAISKLFRE; encoded by the coding sequence ATGAACGGGTTCGGACCGGTCAAGGGCGCAGGCCGTCGCAGACCAAGCGAACAAACCTGGACACGGCGAATATCAGTACTCGCCGGCTTCATCCTCATACCAGGACTCCTGACCCCGGTCGCCTTCGCCTCCAGCGCTGACCCGCTGGGCAGACCGAACGTCACGATGCACCCGGACAAGGTCTCCCCGTTCAAGGCAAAGGCCGACAAGAAGACCGCCGAACGCATCAAGCAGGCCAAGGCCACCGACCGTGCCGCCATCGCGCGAGCCACGAAGGACGAGGCCCGAACAGTCACCTGGCCCAAGGCAGGCCAGGCGCAACTGGATCTGTCCGCCAAGGGCGGAGCCAAAGCTGCACCGGGATCGCTGCCCGTGACCCTGGACCGCCCGAAGGCACTCAAGGGAAAGAAACAGGTGCCGTCGGCCCGCTCGCTCAAGATCACCGTTCTTAACCAGGACCAGACCGCCAAGCTCGGCGTCAAGGGCGTCGTCCTGGCCGTCACCGGCCCCGCCACAGGAGGCATGGCACAACTCGGCATCGACTACGACACCTTCGCCACAGCCTACGGCGGGGACTGGGCAGGACGCCTCCAGGCAGTCCGCCTGGCCGACTGCGCACTCAACGACCCGAGCAAGGCAGCCTGCCGCGCCCGCACGCCCCTTGACTTCACCAACCACCGCCGAGACCATCGCATCGAAACCCAGCTGACTTTCAAGGCCGCACCCGACACACAACAATCAGTTGCCGGTCGCACGATGATGGTGGCGCTCGCAGCCGGCACCAAATCCGGTGCCGGTGACTACAAAGCCACCCCGCTCGCCTCCTCCTCGACGTGGGAAGCCGGCGGCTCGTCAGGCACCTTCACCTGGTCATACCCGCTGCGCACCCCGCCCGCCGCGGCCGGCCCGGCCCCTGACCTTTCGATCTCGTACGACTCCGGTGCGGTGGACGGCCAGACCGCGAACACCAACAACCAGGGCACCGCGATCGGCACCGGGTTCGACATCACCTCCTCCTACATTGAACGAAAGTACGGCTCCTGCGACGACGACGGACAGGACGACAAGTTCGACCTTTGCTGGAAATACGACAACGCCTCTCTCGTCCTCGACGGCAAGGCAAGCGAACTCGTCAAGGACGACACTTCCGGCACATGGCGGCTCAAGAACGACGACGCCTCCACCGTCACCCACTCCACCGGCGCCTCCAACGGGGATGACGACGGTGAATACTGGACCGTCATCACCGGAGACGGCACCAAGTACGTCTTCGGCCTGAACAAACTCGACGGTGCAGGCGACGAGCGCACCAACTCGGTATGGACCGTGCCCGTCTACGGTGACGACACCGGTGAGCCCGGCTACAGCAGCGGGACCACGCTCTCAGGCCGTGCCAAGAAGCAGGCCTGGCGGTGGAACCTCGACTACGTCGAGGACACCCACAAGAACGCCGCGTCCTACTGGTACACCGCCGAGAGCAACAACTATGACCAGTTCGGCGACGACAACACCGGGACCGGCTACATCCGCGGCGGTTACCTGAACGAGATCCGTTACGGCCAGCGCGCAGGCGCCCTCTCCGGACCGCACACCACCGTCACCACCGAAACAGCCTCGGACAAGGTCACCTTCAGCTACGCCGAGCGCTGCACCGCAACCGGCACAGGCTGCGACTCCCTGACCGAGGACAAGCGAGACAACTGGCCCGACGTACCCTTCGACGCGGTATGCAAGGACGACGCCAAGTGCACCGGCAATGTCGGACCGACCTTCTTCACCCGCAAGCGCCTGACCACTGTCACCACCTCCGCCTGGGACGCCGGCGCGGCAACGCCCGGCTTCTCGACCGTAGACACCTGGTCACTGAAGCAGCACTACGTCGACCCGGGCGACACCGGCGACTCCACCGACCAGTCACTGTGGCTGGATGAGATCAACCACACCGGCAAACACGGCACCGACCTCGCCCTGGACCCGGTGAAATTCACCCAGGAGTCCCACCCCAACCGGGTAGACGGCACCAGCGACGACATCCTCTCCCTGGAAAAGCCCCGCCTGAAAACCATCACCTCCGAGACCGGGGCACAGACCATCGTCTCCTACCTGGAGGCCGACTGCGTCGCGGGACAGACCATGCCCCGACCCGACCAGAACACCAAACACTGCTACCCGGTCTACTGGTCCCCCAACGGGGAGAAGACCCCGATTCTCGACTGGTTCCAGAAATACCCGGTCTCCTCCGTCCTCACCAGCGCCCCCGGCAGCGGCGCCGAAGACGTCCTGAACACCTACACCTACACCGGCGGCGGCGCCTGGCACTACGACAACGACCCGATGACCAAGGAGAAAGAACGCACCTGGTCCATCTGGCGCGGCTTCGCAAAGGTCACCCACCTCACCGGCGTCCCCGGCAAAACCCAGTCCAAAGACACCACCGTCTACATGCGTGGCATGAACGGCGACCGCGTCCTGGAAGACGACGGTAAAACCCTCGACCCCGACAAACGCAAGACGGCCACCACCACCGGCATCAAAGCCCCGGCCATCACGGACGCCGACCCCTACGCCGGATTCACCCGCGAGAGCGTGACCTACAACGGCGCCAACGAGGTCACCGGCACCATCAACGACCCCTGGTCGAAGAAGACCGCCACCCAGCACAAGTCATACGCCGACACCGAGGCGTACTACGTACGCACCAGTGCCACCCACACCCGGACCAACGTCACCAGCAGCGGCACACCCAAAGACCAGGTCCACTCCATCATCACCTCCTACGACGGCTACGGCATGGCCGAAACGGTCGAGGACAAAGGCGACGACGCCGTCACCGGCGACGAGAAGTGCACCCACACCTGGTACGCCCGCAACGACGACGCAGGCATCAACTCCCTCGTCTCCCGCGTCCGCGTAACCGGGAAACCCTGCGCCACCACCGGCGATGCACTGGACCTGCCTGCCGACTCCAAGACCGCCGGTGACGTCATCTCCGACACGGCTACCGCGTTCGACACCACCACCTGGTCCTCCACACAGAAGCCCACCGCGGGCGAAGCCCAGTGGACAGGACGGGCCAACGGCTACACCGCGAGCAACAACCCCACCTGGCAGAAACTGACCACCACCACCTACGACCCCCTCGGCCGGCCGCTCACCGTCAAAGACACCAACGACGCCCTCGTCACTACCGCCACCTACACACCATCCGACAAAACCGGCCCCCTGACAGCCAGTACCGACACCAACGTCAAGGGATACAAGACCACCACCGACATCGACTTCGCGACCGGCAGCGCAACCAAGGTCACTGACCCCAACGGCAAGGTCACCGAGTCGGAGTACGACGCCCTGGGACGTGCAACCAAAGTCTGGCTGCCCAACAGCCTCAAGATCCTGGGAGCCCCTCCCAACTACGTCTACACCTACAACGTCACCTCCACCTCCCTGCCATGGGTGTCCACAGGCACCCTCAAGGGAGACGGCTCCGGGTACAACACCACCTACGCCATCTACGACCAACTGCTGCGGCTCCGCCAGACTCAGAGCCCCTCGCCGGCAGGCGGCACGGTGATAGCAGAAACCCTCTACAACGAGCGGGGCCTGGCAGCATCAGCGATGGCCGACACCTGGGCCGAAACAACCAGCCCATCAGGAAAACTGGCCCAGACCGAAGGTTCGGGAGCCCCCACACAGACCGACACTACCTACGACGGTGCGGCACGTCCCGTCACAACCGTCACCAAGGTCTACGGCACCCCACGCTTCAACACGACCACGACATACACGGGCGACACCGTATCCACCTCGGCTCCTGCAGGCGGCCAGGCGACTCAAGTCACCACCAACGCCCTCGGACAGACCACACAGCGCCGCGAATACGCAAGCCCCCAACCCACCGGCAGCAACTACACCACCACTGACTACACCTACACTCCTGCCGGCCAGCAAAAGAGCGTGATAGCGAAGCCGGACCAATCCACATGGTCCTACACTTACGACCTCTTCGGCCGACAGAGCAGCGCTACGGACCCCGACAAGGGCACCACCCACACGACCTACAACACACTCGATCAGGTCACCAGCACCCTCGACGCACGTCAAAAGACACTGATCTCCGAGTACGACAGCCTGGGGCGACAGACCGGCCTGTGGGACGGAACCAAGTCTGACGCCACCCAACTCGCCGCCTGGACCTTCGACTCCCTCGCCAAGGGACAGCAGGACACCGCAACCCGCTACGACGGTGGCGCCAACGGCAGGGCCTACACAAGCAAAGTCACCCGCTACGACAACCTGTACCAGGTCACCGGCAGCCAGCTGATCCTCCCCGACACCGAACCTCTAGTCGCAGCCGGCGTACCCAAAACACTGTCCTTCACTAGCGGCTACAACCTCGACGGAACCATCCACCAAGCATCCCAGCCCGCCGTCGCCGGACTGCCATCCGAAACCACATCCAGCAAATACAACGCCCTCGGCCAGCAGACCACCCTCAGCGGCACCACCGGCTACCTCCAAGGCGCCGCCTACTCCCCTCAGGGAGACCTGCGCCAACTCACCCTGGGCACCGACCCCACCACCTCAGCGAAAAAGGCCTACCTCAACTACGACTACGAGGCAGGAACCCGCCGCCTCACACGCTCCTACGTTACCGACGACGTCCACGGCTACATGCCGCAAGAACTCAAGTTCACCCAGGACGACGCAGGCAACGTCACTTCCATCTTCGACGCCACCACCCAGGGCGGCACAGCGAAGACAGACAACCAGTGCTTTTCCTACGACGGCAACAAGCGCCTCACTGAAGCGTGGACCCCGAAGAGCGCAGACTGCGCCACCACCGGCCGTACCACGGCCAACATCGACGGCGCAGCTCCATACTGGACCAGCTACACCTACAACAACGCAGGTCAGCGCGGAACCGAAACGCAGCACGCCAGCACTGGCGACACCACTTCGACCTACAGCTACGGAACCGCCAGCGGCCAACCCCACCCCCTGGTGAAGACGGCTGGACCCAAGACCAACACATACGCCTATGACGAGGCGGGCGACACCACCAGCCGCCCCGGCAACCAGGCCCAACAAACCCTGACCTGGAATTCCGAAGGCAAACTCGCTTCCACCAGCGAGCCCTCCACCAGCAGTAAACCGGAACTCGACACCAGCTACCTCTACGACGCCAGCGGTGAACTCCTCATCCGCCGCTCCTCGGGCGACGGCGACACCGTCCTCTACCTCGGCGCCACCGAAGTCCACCTCACCACCCAAGGCACCACCAAAACCCTCACCGGCACCCGCTACTACAGCGCCGCCGGCCAAACCGTCGCACTGCGCACCGCAACTAAAGACACTACCGGCACCACCCTCAACTACCTGGCCGCCGACCCCCACGGCACCGCCAGCCTCGTTCTGACACCAGCCACCTGGGCCTACACCAAGCGCTACACCACCCCCTTCGGCGAAACCCGAGGCACCAAAGCCACCAACTGGCCCGACGACAAAGCCTTCCTCGGCAAACCCACTGACACCGCCACAGGCCTCACCCACATCGGCGCCCGCGAATACGACCCAAGCATCGGCCAATTCCTCAGCGTTGACCCCGTCCTATCCCTCGACCAAAACCAATCACTCAACGGCTACAGCTACGCCAACAACACCCCCGTCACTAGCAGCGACCCCACCGGTCTCATGCGTAGGTGTCCGAGCGACGTCCCCGACTGCAACACAGACGTCCTCCCGCCTGTACAGCCGCCGGCGACACGAAACACTGGGGGTGGAACGAGCAGCGGGAATGACGTAACCGTAGTTCCGTCAGCAGGAGGATCGTCAGGGAATAACTCCGGTGGCGGATCCGGTAGTTGCGGGTTCTGGGATGTGAAATGTGGATGGAAGCAACTCTGGAAGAGCGAATGTGGCTTCTGGGATGTCAGCTGCAGTTTCAAAGAAAATGCCCGGGCCTATAAAGATGCGGCAGTAGCGCTATCACCTCTCGAAGATGGCAAGCAGTGCCTGGGTGAAGGTGACGGTTCGGCCTGCGGTTGGCTCGCTGCAGGATTTATTCCGCTCGGGAAGCTAAAAGCGCTCGCAAAAGCGCTTGAAGAAGGCGAAGATGCGGCAAAGGCTGCCCGGAAAATCGGGACCGGGATCGACCTTGTTGGGAAAGTCGCATACGGCGAAGGGCACCTCAGCCAAGCTGTCCAAGTGCAGAGACTGATAAATAAAGACAAGTCTGGAAACTATGCCTCGGCACTCCTGAAGGATGGGACGGTGCTAGTCGCCAGATCGGCAGGAAAGGGGCTGCACTCTGAACGGAAGTTGCTCGATGCTGCAGGCGGAGATGTCGTCGCAATGTACTCCGAGAGGAAACCATGCGAAGGGAGACAGATTAACTGCATGGGGAACCTGGCCAAGGCTGGGGTGAAAAACATCAGTTGGTCGTTTGACTGGTCCACGGATAAAGTCGTGCAAGCAAAGACGACCGCCGACCTCAAATCCGCAATTTCCAAGCTATTTCGTGAATAG